From one Thamnophis elegans isolate rThaEle1 chromosome 9, rThaEle1.pri, whole genome shotgun sequence genomic stretch:
- the ATOH1 gene encoding protein atonal homolog 1, giving the protein MSHLRAPSAPNAWAGSGRDLGPPPHLEGHLLLGEEAAASSRGGTFPAPWLGICCPGRLSSSPRYLLSGTPEGDEEEEEEEEDEEEEEEEDEELLRAGGPPGSQTNGVQRQRRLAANARERRRMHGLNHAFDQLRNVIPSFNNDKKLSKYETLQMAQIYISALAELLHSPLPPESAPCGKGPSLPPAAQTYERSPCTPPGGGALQPRAQIAGPGRTRFPLESPAGTGGGYSLQPDPLHFPSFTDGALLGQKAPSPGQLLQPPGQQLPERRKTSPPAHRSDGEFSPRSHYSDSDEAS; this is encoded by the exons aTGAGCCACCTGCGCGCGCCGAGTGCGCCCAATGCCTGGGCCGGCAGCGGCAGGGATTTGGGGCCGCCGCCGCATCTGGAAGGCCACCTCCTCTTGGGAGAAGAGGCGGCGGCGTCAAGTCGTGGCGGCACCTTCCCTGCCCCCTGGTTGGGCATTTGCTGCCCTGGCCGCCTCTCCTCATCGCCCAGGTATCTGCTTTCGGGTACACCTGAgggagatgaagaggaggaggaggaggaggaagacgaagaagaagaggaggaggaagatgaggagctCCTGAGGGCCGGTGGCCC CCCGGGCTCCCAGACGAACGGCGTGCAGCGGCAGAGGCGGCTGGCGGCCAACGCTCGCGAGCGGCGCCGGATGCACGGGCTGAACCACGCTTTCGACCAGCTGCGCAACGTCATCCCCTCCTTTAACAACGACAAGAAGCTCTCCAAGTACGAGACGCTGCAGATGGCGCAGATCTACATCAGCGCCTTAGCCGAGCTCCTGCACAGCCCGCTGCCGCCCGAGAGCGCCCCCTGCGGCAAGGGCCCTTCCCTTCCGCCTGCCGCCCAGACTTACGAGCGCTCGCCTTGTACCCCTCCGGGAGGGGGCGCTCTGCAGCCCCGGGCCCAGATCGCGGGCCCCGGCAGGACGCGTTTCCCCCTAGAATCGCCTGCGGGGACAGGAGGGGGCTACTCCTTGCAGCCAGATCCGCTGCATTTCCCTTCCTTCACGGACGGCGCCCTCCTGGGGCAAAAAGCCCCCTCGCCAGGCCAGCTTCTCCAGCCGCCTGGCCAGCAGCTCCCCGAGCGGAGAAAAACCTCGCCTCCAGCCCACCGCAGCGACGGGGAGTTCTCGCCTCGATCGCATTACAGTGACTCGGATGAAGCCAGCTAA